The proteins below come from a single Rosa rugosa chromosome 2, drRosRugo1.1, whole genome shotgun sequence genomic window:
- the LOC133729785 gene encoding G-type lectin S-receptor-like serine/threonine-protein kinase At1g11410 codes for MYVPANDSALSRTMLAESGTLERSTWNDRVHEWNMYWYAPIERCDIYGQCGPNGNCNPYNVNAIDCNCLPGYEPKSPTDWYLREGSGGCLRRTGVSMCGNGEGFVKVERVKIPDLSKASFDMNLNLKECEQVCLRNCSCTAYSSSDEGSGCVTWQGDLMDIRKLPDAGQVLYARVDAIVLAQYAKKSDDSLGKKQKVAVSLASVLVLFLVFSLLVWLLRRKRKGKRRQNEYLFGHSTGSTYLGQSSGRTDADETRINPDLPFFDLTTVAAATNNFSIENKLGAGGFGSVYKGVLSNGKEIAVKRLSQNSGQGTEEFKNEVVLISKLQHRNLVRILGCCVQDEEKMIIYEYLPNKSLDFFIFNESNRVYLDWTRRFEIICGIVRGILYLHQDSRLRIIHRDLKASNVLLDASMNPKIADFGMARIFRGDQNEANTNRVVGTYGYMSPEYAMRGRFSVKSDVYSFGVLLLEIITGRKNRVYYQEESPDSNLVEHVWNLWRESNALEVVDSSLGESYPTNEVLRCIQIALLCVQEYAIDRPTMSAVLNMLGNDATLPSPRQPAFLLQRSATSTGDSPTQDGANSVNDVTCTMVEAR; via the exons ATGTATGTTCCGGCCAATGATTCAGCTTTATCAAGAACTATGCTAGCTGAATCAGGAACCTTGGAACGGTCTACATGGAATGACCGAGTACATGAATGGAACATGTACTGGTATGCTCCGATAGAGCGTTGTGATATTTATGGACAGTGCGGCCCAAATGGCAACTGCAACCCATACAATGTGAATGCCATCGATTGCAATTGCTTACCTGGTTATGAACCAAAGTCACCAACTGATTGGTACTTGAGAGAAGGATCAGGTGGGTGCTTAAGGAGAACAGGAGTGTCAATGTGTGGAAATGGGGAAGGATTTGTAAAGGTTGAGCGTGTAAAAATACCAGACTTGTCGAAGGCATCTTTCGACATGAACTTGAATTTGAAGGAATGTGAGCAAGTGTGCTTGAGAAATTGTTCTTGCACGGCATACTCGAGTTCCGATGAGGGCAGCGGATGTGTGACTTGGCAAGGGGATTTGATGGACATAAGAAAGCTTCCTGATGCTGGTCAAGTATTATATGCAAGAGTCGATGCAATTGTTTTAG CTCAATATGCGAAGAAGTCGGATGATTCTCTTGGCAAGAAGCAGAAAGTAGCAGTTTCGCTAGCATCTGTTCTAGTGCTCTTTCTTGTGTTTTCTCTTTTGGTTTGGTTACtaaggaggaagagaaaag GTAAAAGGAGACAAAATGAATATCTATTTGGACATAGTACAGGGTCAACGTACTTGGGGCAATCTAGTGGTAGAACAGATGCTGATGAAACTAGGATTAACCCAGATCTACCATTCTTTGATCTAACAACCGTAGCAGCAGCAACAAATAATTTCTCTATTGAAAACAAGCTTGGAGCAGGTGGTTTTGGCTCTGTCTATAAG GGTGTGCTTTCTAATGGAAAGGAAATAGCAGTCAAAAGACTATCGCAGAATTCAGGCCAAGGAACCGAAGAATTCAAGAATGAAGTTGTGTTGATTTCAAAACTCCAACACAGGAACCTTGTCAGGATTTTAGGTTGTTGTGTTCAAGATGAAGAGAAGATGATAATCTATGAATACTTGCCAAACAAAAGTTTGGACTtcttcattttta atGAATCCAACAGAGTTTATTTAGATTGGACCAGACGCTTTGAGATAATTTGTGGAATTGTTAGAGGGATCTTGTATCttcatcaagattcaagattaaGAATCATCCATAGAGATCTAAAGGCCAGCAATGTTCTACTAGACGCTTCTATGAATcccaaaattgcagattttggtATGGCTAGAATATTTAGGGGAGATCAAAATGAAGCAAATACGAATCGGGTGGTTGGAACATA TGGTTATATGTCACCAGAATATGCAATGCGAGGACGGTTTTCAGTAAAATCAGATGTATATAGTTTTGGGGTTTTACTACTAGAAATCATTACAGGCAGAAAGAACAGAGTTTATTACCAAGAGGAATCTCCCGACTCAAATTTGGTCGAACAT GTTTGGAACTTGTGGCGAGAAAGTAATGCCTTGGAAGTCGTTGATTCATCTCTGGGTGAATCATACCCCACGAATGAAGTTCTGAGATGTATCCAAATTGCTCTCTTGTGTGTGCAAGAGTATGCAATTGAccggccaaccatgtcggcagTTCTTAACATGTTAGGTAATGATGCAACACTTCCTTCACCTAGACAACCTGCATTTCTATTGCAGAGAAGTGCCACTAGTACTGGAGACTCACCAACCCAAGATGGAGCTAATTCTGTAAATGATGTGACATGTACTATGGTAGAAGCTCGCTAG
- the LOC133729768 gene encoding G-type lectin S-receptor-like serine/threonine-protein kinase At1g11410, producing MSFSSAAFIQILHIFLLLPSSICQLPLDTLTPNQPIRDGDVLVSSRKLFALGFFSPGNPQHRYVGVWFYKVPEKTIVWVANRNHPVNDSSGVLSISGDGGLVIHGKDQSTPLWSANVTLPSPNNFTAKLRDTGNLVLLENGNQRVVWDSFDYPSDTVLSSMKLGLNRRSGLEWLLTSWKSKDDPGTGSCTYGIDPRGSPQLFLKKRGGPLWRSGPWIGDRWSGEPQLTTTVGLFNLSFVNNEDEISYKRVVANDSLFTRGVLDESGIYQRLMWNDKENKWIELVSDPNEWCDNYGLCGPNSNCDPYSDYKFACTCLPGFEPKSPSDWYLRIGVGGCIRKAGVSVCRNGEGFVPVNRVKVPDSSTAVHVNMSLSLEACKLECLMDCSCTAYTSADERGGGNGCLTWHGDLMDTRTYPKVGQDLYVRVDATSLAQYANLSKKATPAISNGSLSKKATLAISLGSVTVFLLLLTLYWLVSMKMKGNRRRNKCSFILTAGSTYFEESSGGTAFDDSRINSELAFFHIKTITTATNNFSIENKLGEGGFGSVYKGILHNGKEIAVKRLSKLSGQGVEEFKNEVLLIAKLQHRNLVRILGCCVEDEEKILIYEYLPNKSLDSFIFNETKRALLNWTKRFEIIFGIARGVLYLHEDSRLRIIHRDLKASNVLLDNSLNPKIADFGMARIFSGEQSEANTNRVVGTYGYMSPEYAMEGLFSIKSDVYSFGVLLLEIITGKKNVGYYHEEYPNSNLVGHVWDLWKKGRAVEIFDSSIDEYLVSEVVRCIQIALLCVQEYATDRPTMSAVVSMLGNDAALPSPRQPAFLLKRMTPSGEPSSGEGANSVNDVTCTIVEGR from the exons ATGAGTTTTAGTAGCGCAGCGTTTATCCAGATATTGCATATCTTCCTCCTTCTCCCCTCTAGCATCTGCCAACTTCCCCTTGACACCCTTACGCCAAACCAACCCATCAGAGACGGCGACGTTTTAGTCTCTAGCAGGAAACTCTTTGCACTAGGGTTCTTCAGCCCCGGAAATCCTCAGCACCGCTACGTTGGAGTTTGGTTTTACAAAGTTCCAGAGAAAACCATTGTCTGGGTTGCGAACAGAAACCACCCAGTCAATGATTCCTCTGGAGTGCTATCGATCAGTGGTGATGGAGGCCTTGTCATACACGGAAAGGACCAAAGTACCCCTCTTTGGTCCGCAAACGTTACTCTCCCTTCTCCAAACAATTTCACAGCCAAGCTTCGGGATACAGGAAATCTTGTTTTACTTGAGAATGGAAACCAAAGAGTTGTGTGGGATAGCTTTGATTACCCCTCAGATACAGTGCTTTCCTCTATGAAGCTTGGGCTGAACCGGCGGTCCGGGTTGGAGTGGCTCCTAACGTCTTGGAAGTCAAAAGATGACCCGGGAACCGGGAGCTGTACATATGGGATAGACCCGAGGGGGTCTCCGCAGTTGTTTCTGAAAAAGAGGGGAGGCCCTTTGTGGCGGAGCGGCCCTTGGATCGGGGACAGATGGAGCGGTGAACCCCAACTAACCACTACCGTTGGACTCTTCAATTTAAGTTTTGTCAACAATGAAGACGAGATATCCTACAAGCGTGTTGTTGCCAATGACTCATTGTTCACAAGGGGGGTGCTAGATGAATCAGGAATATATCAACGGCTCATGTGGAACGATAAGGAAAACAAATGGATCGAATTGGTCTCCGACCCGAATGAGTGGTGTGATAACTATGGACTCTGTGGTCCAAATAGTAACTGTGACCCATACAGTGACTATAAGTTTGCTTGCACTTGCCTACCCGGCTTCGAACCCAAATCGCCTAGTGACTGGTATTTGAGAATTGGCGTGGGTGGGTGCATTAGGAAAGCAGGAGTGTCTGTGTGTCGGAACGGAGAAGGGTTCGTGCCGGTGAATCGTGTAAAGGTACCGGACTCATCTACGGCAGTACATGTGAATATGAGTTTGAGTTTGGAAGCTTGTAAGCTAGAGTGCTTGATGGATTGTTCTTGCACGGCTTACACGAGTGCAGATGAGCGGGGAGGTGGAAATGGGTGCTTGACATGGCACGGGGACTTGATGGACACGAGGACTTACCCCAAAGTTGGTCAAGATTTATATGTTCGAGTTGATGCAACTTCTCTAG CTCAATATGCGAACCTTAGCAAGAAGGCGACGCCGGCAATTTCAAATGGTTCTCTGAGCAAGAAGGCGACGCTGGCAATTTCACTAGGATCTGTTACAGTTTTCCTTCTCTTACTTACCCTTTATTGGTTGGTAAGCATGAAGATGAAAG GCAATCGTAGACGAAATAAATGTTCATTTATACTTACGGCCGGGTCAACCTACTTCGAAGAATCTTCTGGTGGAACAGCTTTTGATGATAGTAGAATAAACTCAGAGTTAGCATTCTTTCATATAAAAACCATAACAACCGCCACAAACAATTTCTCCATTgaaaacaagcttggagaaggagGTTTTGGCTCCGTTTATAAG gGCATACTTCACAATGGAAAGGAAATAGCAGTAAAAAGACTATCCAAGCTTTCTGGCCAAGGAGTTGAAGAGTTTAAGAATGAAGTGCTTCTGATTGCAAAACTCCAACACAGAAACCTTGTCAGGATTTTAGGTTGTTGtgttgaagatgaagagaaGATTCTAATCTATGAATACTTGCCAAACAAAAGTTTGGACTCTTTCATCTTTA ATGAAACAAAGAGAGCACTTTTAAATTGGACAAAacgtttcgagattatctttggGATTGCTAGAGGGGTATTATATCTTCATGAAGATTCGAGATTAAGAATTATCCATAGAGATCTAAAGGCCAGCAATGTCCTATTGGATAATTCTTTGAACccaaaaattgcagattttggtATGGCTAGAATATTTAGTGGGGAGCAAAGTGAAGCGAATACCAATCGTGTGGTTGGAACATA TGGTTATATGTCCCCGGAATATGCAATGGAAGGATTGTTCTCAATAAAGTCTGATGTATATAGTTTTGGTGTTTTACTGCTAGAAATCATCACTGGCAAAAAGAATGTTGGCTATTACCATGAGGAGTATCCTAATTCAAATTTGGTTGGACAT GTTTGGGACTTGTGGAAAAAAGGCAGAGCTGTGGAAATCTTTGATTCATCTATAGATGAATACCTTGTTAGTGAAGTTGTAAGGTGCATTCAAATCGCGCTTTTGTGTGTGCAAGAATATGCAACAGACCGGCCAACCATGTCAGCAGTTGTTTCCATGTTAGGTAATGATGCAGCTCTTCCTTCACCAAGACAACCCGCATTTTTACTAAAGAGAATGACTCCTAGTGGAGAACCATCCAGCGGTGAAGGAGCTAATTCAGTAAATGATGTAACATGTACAATTGTAGAAGGTCGCTAA
- the LOC133729780 gene encoding G-type lectin S-receptor-like serine/threonine-protein kinase At1g11410, translating into MKSKKWFIRLTLLCIFIVLPSCISTETITLNQAIKDGDVLVSSRKIFALGFFSPGNSGKRYVGVWYNQVPNKTIVWVANRDNPVNDTSGFLAIQGNGGLVIYGNERNIPLWSANVSLSSPNSSIAKLLDTGNLVLLENGDSQRVVWQGFDYPTDTLLPFMKLGVDRRSGLNRSLTSWKSQTDPGKGNCSYWVDPGGLQMILDKDGAPRWRSEIGSWTGQRWGVVTTLVNNEDEVSVVTIPTTNQSTFYRTFLDESGILGRFMWDDRLHQWTDYWSAPIERCDFYGQCGPNGNCDPYTVDTTLITIGCSCLPGYEPKSPEDWYMRDGSGGCVKETGISMCRSGEGFVKVKNVKLPDSSLASVDMSLSLKECEQKCLKNCSCTAYSSANESSREVGCVTWYGDLMDTSTNPDVGQDLYVRVDAAVLAEYAKKSNALSKKGKLAISLASSAVLALLLLVSLLYWFIRRKRNAKQTQEKYIFRASMEDSTGDLNDENTMNSDVPFFDLRTIAATTDNFSVANKLGNGGFGSVYKGILCNGTEIAVKRLSKHSGQGVKEFKNEVVLIAKLQHRNLVRILGYCVQDEEKMLIYEYVPNRSLDFFIFDETKRALLDWTKRFGIICGIARGILYLHQDSRLRIIHRDLKASNILLDGSMNPKIADFGMARIFSGDQSEASTSRVVGTYGYMSPEYAMEGLFSVKSDVYSFGVLLLEIIAGKRNAGYYHEKYPDSNLVGHVWELWKEGKALEIVDSCLDEAYPINGVLRCIQIALLCVQEFATDRPTMPTVVFMLGNDAALPSARRPAFLVKRIYSDGELSVNDVTCTMVEAR; encoded by the exons ATGAAGTCAAAAAAATGGTTCATCAGATTAACCTTACTGTGTATCTTCATTGTTCTTCCATCTTGCATTTCAACTGAAACCATTACCCTAAACCAAGCAATCAAAGATGGCGATGTATTAGTCTCTAGCCGGAAAATTTTTGCACTTGGGTTCTTCAGCCCAGGAAATTCTGGTAAGCGTTATGTTGGAGTATGGTATAACCAAGTTCCTAACAAAACCATCGTTTGGGTTGCAAACAGGGACAATCCAGTCAATGATACCTCCGGATTCCTAGCAATTCAAGGAAATGGAGGCCTTGTCATCTACGGAAATGAACGAAATATCCCTCTTTGGTCAGCTAATGTCAGTCTCTCTTCGCCAAACAGTTCCATTGCCAAGCTTCTGGATACAGGAAATCTTGTGTTGCTTGAGAATGGGGATAGTCAAAGGGTGGTGTGGCAAGGCTTTGATTATCCCACAGATACATTGCTTCCATTTATGAAACTTGGGGTGGACCGACGGTCTGGGTTGAACCGGTCCCTCACATCTTGGAAGTCCCAAACTGACCCGGGAAAAGGGAACTGTTCATATTGGGTTGATCCAGGTGGGTTACAGATGATTCTTGACAAGGATGGAGCTCCAAGGTGGCGGTCCGAAATTGGATCTTGGACTGGCCAGAGATGGGGTGTTGTAACAACTTTGGTGAACAATGAAGATGAGGTCTCCGTGGTGACTATCCCTACCACCAATCAGTCAACATTCTACAGGACATTCCTAGATGAATCGGGAATTCTTGGACGGTTCATGTGGGACGATAGGCTACATCAATGGACTGACTATTGGTCTGCCCCAATAGAGCGTTGTGATTTCTATGGACAATGTGGTCCAAATGGTAACTGTGACCCATACACTGTTGACACCACACTGATTACAATCGGTTGCAGCTGCTTGCCCGGGTATGAACCCAAGTCTCCGGAAGATTGGTATATGAGAGATGGGTCAGGTGGCTGTGTAAAGGAAACAGGAATATCCATGTGCCGGAGTGGGGAAGGGTTCGTGAAGGTGAAAAATGTAAAACTACCGGATTCGTCTCTGGCAAGTGTAGACATGAGTTTAAGTTTGAAAGAGTGTGAGCAAAAGTGCTTGAAAAATTGTTCTTGCACTGCATACTCAAGTGCCAATGAGAGCAGCAGGGAGGTTGGATGTGTGACATGGTATGGGGACTTGATGGACACATCAACTAATCCAGATGTCGGGCAAGATTTATATGTCCGTGTTGATGCAGCGGTCTTAG CTGAATATGCAAAGAAGTCAAATGCTCTAAGCAAGAAGGGAAAGCTAGCAATTTCATTAGCCTCATCAGCTGTTCTCGCTTTACTTTTACTAGTTTCCCTTTTGTATTGGTTcataaggaggaagagaaatG CTAAGCAAACACaagagaaatatatattccGAGCTAGCATGGAAGACTCCACTGGAGATCTTAATGATGAAAATACGATGAACTCAGACGTGCCATTCTTTGACCTGAGAACCATAGCAGCTACTACAGACAACTTTTCAGTTGCAAACAAGCTTGGAAATGGTGGCTTTGGCTCAGTATATaag GGCATCCTATGTAATGGAACGGAAATAGCAGTTAAAAGGCTGTCGAAGCATTCTGGCCAAGGTGTCAAAGagtttaagaatgaagttgtgCTGATTGCAAAACTCCAACACAGGAACCTTGTAAGGATTCTAGGTTATTGTGTTCAAGATGAAGAAAAGATGCTCATCTATGAATACGTGCCAAACAGAAGTTTGgactttttcatttttg ATGAAACAAAAAGAGCACTTTTAGATTGGACAAAACGCTTTGGGATCATTTGTGGAATTGCTAGAGGGATCTTATACCttcatcaagattcaagattaaGAATCATCCATAGAGATCTAAAGGCGAGCAATATTCTACTTGATGGTTCCATGAATcccaaaattgcagattttggaATGGCTAGAATATTTAGTGGAGATCAAAGTGAAGCAAGTACAAGTCGTGTTGTCGGAACATA TGGTTATATGTCACCGGAATATGCAATGGAAGGATTGTTTTCAGTAAAGTCTGATGTGTATAGTTTTGGCGTTTTACTACTCGAAATCATTGCAGGCAAAAGGAATGCTGGTTATTACCATGAGAAGTATCCAGATTCAAATTTGGTTGGCCAT GTTTGGGAGTTGTGGAAAGAAGGTAAAGCCTTGGAAATAGTTGATTCCTGTCTAGACGAAGCGTATCCTATCAATGGGGTTCTCAGATGCATCCAAATTGCGCTCTTGTGCGTGCAAGAATTTGCAACGGACCGACCAACCATGCCAACTGTTGTTTTCATGTTAGGTAatgatgctgctcttccttcagcCAGACGACCTGCATTTTTAGTGAAGAGAATATATTCCGATGGAGAGCTATCTGTAAATGATGTCACATGTACAATGGTCGAAGCTCGCTAA